The DNA window CCGCAGATTATGCTAAGATAACCCCTTATGGAAGCTTTTATTTTGGGCACCGGCGGTATGATGCCGCTACCGGGACGTTACCTTACCAGTGTGCTGCTTCGGCGCGAAGGGTCGTTATTTTTATTTGATTGCGGCGAAGGCACGCAGGTTTCGCTGCGCCGTCTTAATCTAAAATGGAAAAAAATTGATGCCATTTTTATTAGCCATACCCATGCCGACCACGTAACCGGATTGCCCGGTATCTTAATGTTAAGCAGCCAAGTAGACAGAAACGAGCCGCTTTATATTATTGGTCCGCCTAAAATTAAACATTACATCGAAAGCAACCGGGCCAGCTTAGATATGTATATTAACTATCAAATAATTGTTATAGAGATTGACCCATCTAATCCGCAAGAGGTTTTTAAAGGCGAAGGCTTTACCATACAAAGTTTTCCTTTAAAGCATACTAAACCTTGCGTTGGTTACACTTTAATCGAAGATGAGCGTCCCGGTATTTTTTATCCTGATAAAGCATTGGCTCTTAACATTCCGGCCGGGCCGTTATGGGGAACCTTGCAGCGTGGTGAACCTGTCGAGTTTAACGGCCGTATTATTAACCCCAGCGAGGTAATGGGGCCGCCGCGTAGCGGCCGAAAATTTAGTTTTGTAACCGATACCCTCTACCATGAAGGGATAGCTAAATATGTAAAAAACAGTAATTTACTTATTTGTGAAGGTATGTTTGGGGAAGGTATGGAAGAGCAAGCCGAAGAAAAACGGCACATGACGGCTTATCAAGCCGGTCTTGTTGCTAAAGAGGCGGCGGCCCTTAGTACCGGCCTTATCCATTATAGCCCGCGCTACCACGATAAAGAGCTTGGTTTATTATTAGATGAAGCCAGAAAAAATAGTAAAAATACTTTTTTGTGTCGTGACCGCATGGCTATTACTATACCTAATACCGATTAAAGTATTACATCTAATAACATAATTAAAGCAAAACCAATAATAAAACCAAAGGTGGCAAAGTGGCCGTGCTGGCCGCTATGCATTTCGGGGATAATTTCTTCTACCACTACATAAATCATAGCTCCGGCCGCAAAGGCTAGGGCAAAGGGTAAGAGATTTTGCATAGTTACTACCAATAAAGCCCCGATGACGGCCATTATAGGCTCGACAATCCCACTGGCACTGCCAAGAGCAAAGGCTTTCCTGCGGCTTAGTCCCTCTTTGCGTAAAGGAACGGCCACCGCAAAACCTTCCGGTAAATTTTGAATAGTAATCGCTAAAGTCAGGGAAAGGGCTCCAGCTAAGGTGGCATTGGCATCAAACCCTAAAGCTAAAGCACTGCCGGCCGCACCAATAATTACCCCAATAGCAAGACCTTCGGGAATATTATGCAAAGTAAGAGCTATCACCATTAAGAAACTACGTTTAAGTTTACTTTTAGGACCTTCTTGTTGGTAGTTATTTTTTAAACTGGGGTGAAGGTGCGGTAAAACTATATCTAATAATCGTAGAGCAGCGGCGCCAATTAAAAAACCGAACAAAGGCATTAACCAAAGGTGTTGCCCCAGTTCTTCGCTAAAATTAAAAGCCGGTATTAACAAGCCAAAGCAGCTGGCCGCCACCATCACACCGGCGGCAAACCCTAAAATAGTGTCTAATAAGCTGCGTTTAATATCTTTAAAGAAAAATACCAAGCCGGCCCCTAGTGTAGTAGATAACCAAGCTACACTGCCGGCCAATAAAGCTTGGATAACCGGTGATAAATTTAAAAAGTTTTGCATAGTTACATAATCGGTGATAAAAGTAATAAGATTAATTAAAAAATAATTTAGTATTTTTTAAGAATTTATGACAAAATGCCGGCAGGTGAGTTAAAGCCGGAAAAAGCGGGTTAGCGGCGATATCTTCTAGATAATAGGCATGCAATAGATAATGGCCGTTGCCGCCGGCCCCATATTTAACATCATTTAGCAGCGGGCTGCCATGTAGAGCAGCTTGGCAGCGAATTTGATGGCTGCGGCCGGTTTTTAATTGTAATTGCGCTAAAGTTAGTCCATCTTGGTAAGCTAGGGCGGTAACTTTGGTTTCGGCATAACTGCCTTGAGCATAAGCATAGCTTTTACCATCTTTATAACTAAGATAATCTTGCCAAATATCATCTTTAATTTTTCCTTTAAGGACAGCTAAATATTTTTTAATAATAAAACTATCGGCTTGATGTTGGCCAAAAAGCCTAGCGCCGCTTACCGTTTTAGCAATTACCAGCAGGCCGCTAGTATTACGGTCTAGCCGATGGACGGGGGCCGGATTAAAACTTAAGCTAGGTTCATAGTTAATTTGATTTAAAATAAGTTTTTGCACACTCTCTGCTCCATCGTGTACCTTAAGGCCGTAAGCTTTGTTAATAATTACTACATCGGTGTTTTGATAAATTATTTCGAGTAAAGGCCCCTTAGCAACAGGAAGGTGAGGGTTGATTTCTTGTTGATTATTTATTAACTGTAATTTATGATTGAGTTTTAACTGCAAGCTATCACCGGCTTGAATGATGGTATCGGGTTTGGTCTTGTGGCCATTAAGAAGCAGTTCACCGGTTCTTATAGATTTAAAGATGGTACTAAGCGGCAGCCAGTTAAAGGCCTTACGCGCTACTTTATCGAAACGTTTGCCGGCATCGTTAGCGGCGGCAACTTTAGTGATAACTTCGGCTAAAGAGTTGGGCATAATTGTGGCTGGTGGCGGCTAATTGGCCGGCTAGCTGACCGGTAGGGTTGTCGGCTAGGCCGGTAAACTCGTGAGCAAAAAGTAAATTTAACATTTCATCACTTTGTAACGATGTTAATTTATTTTGTAGCTCTGTTATGGTGACTCCTTTTTCTAAAGCCTCTTTAAATTGCAGAGCAAAGTTAGCTAAAGCCGTAAAAACATCGGCGAAGTAATTTTGTCTAATTTTAATTTTTAAAGCTAATTCAGTTGATTGTGCCGCTAAAAGCGGTAACTTTGCCAAATCGGCCTCAATTTGCGGGCGGATAGGCGGTAAAGCCAGCAGTTGCTCAAGGCTCGCCGGGCTGCCGATAGCCACTCCATCGCTTAAATTGTAGATAGCCACCTCGGCAGCTTGTTGACTAAACCAGCGGCGGTAAAGCTCCATACGTTCATCAGTACGGACTAACCCGCCGTTATTGGCCTTTACATAAAGGCTATTCGCCGAGTGGCTCATAGCATATAAAAAATTGTTAAGCGGTTTAAGGCGATTACTATCGGCTACCGCCCATTCTTCAAAGCGGCAGCTGCGAGCATGCGGTTTAGGGCTGGTAAAAGCTAAATCTAGCCCTGTTAAATAAATAGAGCTGGTTCCTAGTTGCCGGCATAAATTAAAGGCCGTTGTCGCCACACTCCCGCCCGAAAGTAAATGGCCATTGTCAACCAAAGGTTGCTCAAAAAAGCGAGCCAGCGGAAAAAAACTTTGACAAAGTAACAATTTAAAATTTTGCCGGTAAACTGTAGGGTAAAGCCCCAGCTCACCCACCAAAATACCTTGATGGCCGCCACAGCCGTCAAGATGACGGCTATTCCAATAACTGCTATCGCTGGCTACCACAAAATCGGCTTCAAAACCGTGTTTTAACAAAACACGATAAGCGGTATCTACCACTACAATTAAGGAGCGTTCATAAATTTCTTTAAAGTAAGGCAAAATGTTTTCTAAGCTTACACCGGCCGCTACTAAGGTTGTAGGGTAATTAAAACGGCCAAAAGCCTCTTTGATGGAGCCGGCCTTACTTAACAGCCGGCTGTTAGCGGCTAAATTGCGCAACCACAGGCGGCCATTTTTTTTAAGAGTAATCCGGTTGGTAGCAGTTTTACTAAGATAATTAACTAAAGCTTTATCAACTTGCGCTAAATAAGCATGATTATCGTATAAAGCGCGGTTAATAATTATCTGCGGCTGCTGTATGCTATGGTTATGCCATAATTCTTCCAACTCGGTGTTGTTGTGATTAAACAGAAAGATTATTTGCTTATTATTAAGATACGGCGTAAAATCTTTATGTTGTAATAACCAGCAAAAGAGCTCTAAGTCGCCCTCTGCGATAAAAATTTTTTTAGTTTCGGTTTTTTTAAGTAATTCATCTACTATATAAGCTAAGCCAAACCCCAAAACAACAAAGCTGTCGGCTTCGTCATCAAAAGATTCTAACTGCTTAACGGCTTCGTTTGAAGGGTTATAGGTGGAATGAACGGCTTTATTAGCTATTAAAAAGTTAATTTGGCCATTTTTACTAGCGTTTAGCTGGGCCTTAGCGTTTGGTTTAAGAGCCGGCCAATTAATAGCCGGAAAATTTAGGCTAAAAGCCGCTAAATTTTTTTTAAAAATTTTTGGTTGGTTAAGCAGCTCTTTTTTATCCACTTTCAATTCTCAACTAGTAATTAGAAAAACTTATGGTTTCTTCTAATTACTCTCGGCTATAATGTTGCAGCATTTGGATAAGATAATAAATACGCGTGTAAATTTCTACCATAAAACGACCGAGCGGTCTTTCGGCATTTTTTTCTATTTCGCGCCAGTTAATAATAATTTCGCTTTTAGGCTGTAATTTAAAGTCATCAATATAACTTTTCAGGCAGCGGCCAATTACCACATAATATTGGGCGGCATCGATGATTAGCTCTTTAGCGCTATCGTTAATTTCGCTTAAGATACCGCTTACGGTATTAGAGGTAGATTTATTATTGCTGCTGGAGCGCAGGGCATTACGCAAGCGCATCATTTGGCTGGCTTCTTCGCCGTGCGCTTTATCAAATTTATAAATAAGGTCGCAGTTTTTAAGCAGTTCTTGAAAAGCGTTAGAAAAATCTTTATAATGAATATTTTGCGACCATTTACCTTTTAAAATTAATAAATCTATCAGCATTTTTATATCTTTTTTTAAAAAATCTTCGGCAAAGGCTACTAAGGCATTAAGCGGCTCGGCAAAGGTATAGCCGGCAACATCTTGACCGGTAAACATTTGCTCGCTTTTGGCGGCGTTATAATTTTCTAGGTAGCTGGGGAGGTTGTTGGTGCCAAAAACTTCCGATAAAATTTTGCTAACGGCTTTGCTTTTTTCGTATTGGCCAAGCTGCTTGATGTACCCTTCCACCTGTGTTTTAATACGGTTTACATAAGGCTTAACAATATCGGTAGCTAAAATATTAACTTTAACTTCGTAAAATGGGTCTTCTTTTACGGTGCGTAAGATAAGCTCGATGGTTTCACTCTTTAAAAG is part of the Spirochaetaceae bacterium genome and encodes:
- a CDS encoding ribonuclease Z, translated to MEAFILGTGGMMPLPGRYLTSVLLRREGSLFLFDCGEGTQVSLRRLNLKWKKIDAIFISHTHADHVTGLPGILMLSSQVDRNEPLYIIGPPKIKHYIESNRASLDMYINYQIIVIEIDPSNPQEVFKGEGFTIQSFPLKHTKPCVGYTLIEDERPGIFYPDKALALNIPAGPLWGTLQRGEPVEFNGRIINPSEVMGPPRSGRKFSFVTDTLYHEGIAKYVKNSNLLICEGMFGEGMEEQAEEKRHMTAYQAGLVAKEAAALSTGLIHYSPRYHDKELGLLLDEARKNSKNTFLCRDRMAITIPNTD
- a CDS encoding ZIP family metal transporter translates to MQNFLNLSPVIQALLAGSVAWLSTTLGAGLVFFFKDIKRSLLDTILGFAAGVMVAASCFGLLIPAFNFSEELGQHLWLMPLFGFLIGAAALRLLDIVLPHLHPSLKNNYQQEGPKSKLKRSFLMVIALTLHNIPEGLAIGVIIGAAGSALALGFDANATLAGALSLTLAITIQNLPEGFAVAVPLRKEGLSRRKAFALGSASGIVEPIMAVIGALLVVTMQNLLPFALAFAAGAMIYVVVEEIIPEMHSGQHGHFATFGFIIGFALIMLLDVIL
- a CDS encoding RluA family pseudouridine synthase, with the translated sequence MPNSLAEVITKVAAANDAGKRFDKVARKAFNWLPLSTIFKSIRTGELLLNGHKTKPDTIIQAGDSLQLKLNHKLQLINNQQEINPHLPVAKGPLLEIIYQNTDVVIINKAYGLKVHDGAESVQKLILNQINYEPSLSFNPAPVHRLDRNTSGLLVIAKTVSGARLFGQHQADSFIIKKYLAVLKGKIKDDIWQDYLSYKDGKSYAYAQGSYAETKVTALAYQDGLTLAQLQLKTGRSHQIRCQAALHGSPLLNDVKYGAGGNGHYLLHAYYLEDIAANPLFPALTHLPAFCHKFLKNTKLFFN
- a CDS encoding DUF115 domain-containing protein yields the protein MDKKELLNQPKIFKKNLAAFSLNFPAINWPALKPNAKAQLNASKNGQINFLIANKAVHSTYNPSNEAVKQLESFDDEADSFVVLGFGLAYIVDELLKKTETKKIFIAEGDLELFCWLLQHKDFTPYLNNKQIIFLFNHNNTELEELWHNHSIQQPQIIINRALYDNHAYLAQVDKALVNYLSKTATNRITLKKNGRLWLRNLAANSRLLSKAGSIKEAFGRFNYPTTLVAAGVSLENILPYFKEIYERSLIVVVDTAYRVLLKHGFEADFVVASDSSYWNSRHLDGCGGHQGILVGELGLYPTVYRQNFKLLLCQSFFPLARFFEQPLVDNGHLLSGGSVATTAFNLCRQLGTSSIYLTGLDLAFTSPKPHARSCRFEEWAVADSNRLKPLNNFLYAMSHSANSLYVKANNGGLVRTDERMELYRRWFSQQAAEVAIYNLSDGVAIGSPASLEQLLALPPIRPQIEADLAKLPLLAAQSTELALKIKIRQNYFADVFTALANFALQFKEALEKGVTITELQNKLTSLQSDEMLNLLFAHEFTGLADNPTGQLAGQLAATSHNYAQLFSRSYH